One segment of Toxotes jaculatrix isolate fToxJac2 chromosome 8, fToxJac2.pri, whole genome shotgun sequence DNA contains the following:
- the clec3ba gene encoding tetranectin, whose translation MMEAKGVCLMFCLLLLAHCTLQQTPSKRKNGKKDSANTAAIEELKKQINDIVQELNLLKEQQALQTVCLKGTKILGKCFLADPVKKTFHAASDDCIAKGGSLSTPLTGDENDQLYSYVRQSIGPEEHIWLGINDMVTDGQWVDQSGSNVRFKNWETEITLQPDGGRSQNCAILSTTANGKWFDESCRAEKASVCEFNIV comes from the exons ATGATGGAGGCTAAAGGGGTTTGCTTGATGTTTTGCCTTCTGCTGCTGGCGCACTGCACACTCCAGCAGACCCcttcaaagagaaaaaatggCAAGAAAG ACTCTGCAAACACTGCTGCGATCGAGGAGCTGAAGAAACAGATCAATGACATTGTCCAGGAGCTGAATTTGTTGAAGGAGCAGCAGGCTTTACAAACAG TTTGTCTGAAAGGCACAAAGATCCTCGGCAAGTGTTTCCTGGCTGATCCAGTGAAGAAGACTTTCCATGCGGCCAGCGATGACTGCATTGCTAAAGGAGGCAGCCTGAGCACTCCTCTGACAGGAGACGAGAACGACCAGCTCTACAGCTACGTCCGCCAGAGCATCGGCCCCGAGGAGCACATCTGGCTGGGCATCAACGACATGGTGACTGACGGCCAGTGGGTGGACCAATCAGGGTCCAACGTACGCTTCAAGAACTGGGAGACGGAGATCACCCTGCAGCCAGATGGAGGGCGCAGCCAGAACTGTGCCATCCTCTCCACCACAGCCAACGGGAAGTGGTTCGAcgagagctgcagagctgagaaGGCCTCGGTGTGTGAGTTCAACATCGTCTGA